The Nitrospiria bacterium genomic sequence TGATTTTGGAGGATTTCAAAATGAAGACTTTTTCTTCGGGCCAATTGGCCAAAAAAGCCGGTGTCCATATTGAAACCATCCGGTTTTATGAACGGCGCGGACTTATTCCTAAAATGCCCCGGACCGGTTCGGGGTATCGAACATTTTCGGATGAGAGTGTGACCCGGATTCAATTTATTAAAGGGGCACAAATGGTGGGTTTTACTCTCAAGGAGATTCAGGATCTGTTTTCCCTACGGGTTGATCCAAAGACCTCTTGCGGGAATATTAAAAAAAGAGCCGAGATCAAAATTTCAGAGATTGATTCAAAAATCTTGGCCCTGAAAAAAATGAGAAAAGCACTGTTTCGTTTAAAACATTCTTGCAGAGGGCGCGGTCCCACCAGTGAATGTCCGATTTTGGAAGCTCTGGATCGTCGAGGAGGAAAAATCCTTTGAAGGATAGGAAAGAGATGGAAATAAATGCCCGAATCACATGTCCCTTTTGCCGTTTTGAGAAAGAGGAGACCATGCCGAGGGATTTTTGTCAAATCAATTACATCTGTGGACGTTGCAAGAGGATGATGAAACCTAAACCTGGGACCTGTTGTATCTTTTGTTCCTACAGCGATACCGTTTGTCCACCGAAACAAATGAATAACTTTTAAGGAATTTAACGGGAGGTTTGAAATGAATAAAGCATTTTGGGTTTTCCTTACGTTCCTTTTCTTTCTTGGAATATCTACCCATGTGGGCCTTACATTTGCTGAATCAAAAAAAACAATTTTATTTCATTTGAAAACCAGTCTCAAGCATGATGACGCACAAATCTGCGTGGCTTACAATCAAATTTGGGCCGCTCTGGAGGAAGGGCTCAACGTCAATGTTCTCATTGATGCGGACGCCGTAAATACCTATAAAGTGGGATGGTTTGGGAAGGACGGAATTGAAAAGTTTAAACTGCCAGAAAACTTAAAATCATCGCTCTCTCAACAGTTTGGATTGAAAATGGAGGACATCCCTGCAACCTATGGGGATTACCTCCACATGCTAAGGCAAAAAGGCGCCCAATTCTATATCAATAGTTCCATGTTGGTCGTTGCCGGAATTGAAGAAGATTTGGGTGCGGTTGATCATCTATCGGCCCCATTTTTTAAACCCCTCGGCCTCCGGGAAATGATCCGTTTGCGAAAGGAAGCGAATCTTTATATGGCTTATTGAGAGAAAACAAGACATGGTTTTGAATGTCAAAGAATCTGGCCTCATCGGAGGTCTCTTTGCACTCCCTTGGTGCTGTATCTCACCAGGAATTTTTTCTGTTATCGGATTGGCTGGCATGGATCTGTCCCGACAAGTCACCGGGAACCTTTCACCTATTCTACTTGTTATGTCCTTGTTTTTTCTGGGAAGAGTCCATTTTTTATTGTACGTCAAGGCTCAAGGAAGCCGAACCAGCGCTGTCGTGACTTGGGTTTCAACCCTGTTGGGATGAGCTCTTTGGAGGTTGAGATGGTTTGGATCAATTCAATGAAGGGATTCGTTGGAGGAATGGCCTTTTGGTTCCTATTGATAGGAACCTCCTATGCCCATGAACCCATATTTATGATCAGCCATGAGGCACCCGGTAAAGGAGCTTTTGACCTTCATACCGAAATGACCCATGAGCGCCAGGGAGATGAGCGGGAGTTTGAGATAGAGCAAGAATTCACCTACGGTCTGACGCGGGACTTGGCCGTAGGCCTTTCCATGCCCTTTGTCCGTGAGGAAGAAATGACCTCAACGGGTCAAGACGTAGAAAACGGCCTGGGTGATCCGACTGTGCGCCTCAAATGGCGTTTTTGGGATAAAGATCTTCCCGGCGTGAAGTATGCCATTGCCACTGTGATTCAGTCCACTCTTCCAGTCGGTGAAGGGGATGGAAGGCTTGGCCGTGATCAACCGAGCATTCTCGGGGGCCTGGCCCATGGGCGTGAGGGGCTGCACTGGTACTATTTTGTGGACGCTCGATACCTTTATCATGTTGAAGATCATCAGAGCATGCCGGGGAACCGGATCTATTTCGATGTGGCGTATGGGCTGCGCCCGGAACTTCGGGGGTTGGAAGAAACAGACATTGTTTATTTCTTCGAATTAAATTATCTCCATGAGCGACAGGCCGAGGTCAGTGGAATTCCAAATCCCGACACCGGCGGGGATTTTCTCTTTTTCTCCCCCGAAATTTTAATTTCACCAACGAATCGAGTCATGTTGCGGGGTGGGGTACAGATTCCGGTTCTGCAATCGTTAAACGGACAACAAGAGCCGAAGGATTTTAATTTTAAGGCACTTGCGGAGTTTAGATTTTAGCAGGATGTTGAAAAACTTCGAATCCGTCATTCCCGAATGGTTTTATCGGGCCCGCCTGCCGGCAGGCAGGAATCCAGGATTTTTAAAATCAACAACTTCTGGATTCCCGCTCCCCGATAGAGGCATTCGAGGACAGGTTTCGCGGGAATGACGACCTAACGCACAAATACATCCTTTTTCAACACCCTGTTAGTAAAGGAGGGGGGATTAACATGAAATACAAAGTTTTTTTGTTTTCGATGCTTTCAACCATCTTTTTTTCCCCATCACCGCCTGAAGCAAAGGTGATTGCCCCTTCTGCCGAGAAGGGTGAGAATAAGATTTTTATTCGTGCGGATGGACTGGCCTGTTACTTCTGCGCCTACGGTATGGAGCGCTTTTTTAAACAATCTGGCCGGATTGCCTGGTATGACATGAAGATGACAGAAGGAATTGTGGAGATTGGGTTTATCAGGGGCAAACCGATTCTGGATATTCAAACATTAAGAAAATATGTATACGATGCTGGATTTTCCCCCCGTGAGATCAAGGCTGAATTCGTGGGAAGGTTCAACCAGTTAAATGAAGGTTACACCTTTCAAATCACAGAAACAGAGCAAATTTTCCCAGTGGAGGAGAATGCCATCATCCAACAAGCCATCGACATGATTGACCGTGAGGTCGTTTTGAAAGCGGGTACAAAGGATGCCCGAGATGCACCCTTTAAACTTGTGCCTGAATCCATAGACCCAAAAGGGTTTTCACCGTGAAAAGACCAAATTCCTTCATACCCGGGCCATTTATTATTTCCTATTATATAGGGTTTATTTTACTTTTTTTGTGGGGTATTTCGGAATCATCCGCTGAAGACGGTTTTAAACTCCTTTCGACATGGGGAAAAACCGGGGAGGCCCCAGGACAATTTCGGGAGCCTATGGGCCTTGCGTTTGATCCCGAAGGAAACCTGTATGTTGCGGATACCCGTAATGCTCGGATTCAAAAATTCACAGAAAAAGGAGAATTTCTTCTCCAATTTGGAGAACCCGGTAAGGGCCCGGGGGAATTTTCAAAACCGGTGGATGTTGTCGTAGACCAGACGGGTCAGGTTTATGTCAGTGACTACGATCTCGATCGGATACAGATCTTTTCTCCTGAAGGCAAATTTTTGAGGCAGTGGGGAAAAAGTGGAAAGGATCGTGGTCATTTTACGGTTGCCGCTGGGTTGGGAATGGATCGTGAACGGAGGCGGATCTATCTTGCTGAGTTTTATAACAAGCGGGTGGAGGTCTATGACCTGGATGGAGAACTTCAGTTCCAGGTCGGAGAACCTGGGAGAGTCTGGGGTGGAGCTATGAACTATCCAACCGATGTGGCCGTGGATCGGGATGGGAATATATACGTGGCGGATGCCTATAATCACCGGATCCAGAAGTTCACCCCCAAAGGCAAGGTCCTAGCTAAATGGGGTGGTTTCTTCGGCTGGGGGATCCCAGCTTCCTGGAAAGGCTGGTTTCGGGTGCCTTCCGGTATCGGGGTGGATTCAGAAGGGCGGATCTTTGTGGCCGACAGTGCCAACCACCGGATGGTTGCACTCTCGGGGAACGGCCGTGTTTTGGATCAGTGGGACCTGGATCTTCCTACCGAATTATTATCACCCAACCGTGTGGCTGTGGGCCTGGATAGCCGGATCTTTGCCACCGATACGGCCCATGACAGGTTATTGGTGTTTGAATTTCTATCTAATGGGGATTAAACCTGATATTCCCCGTAGCATGCTACGGGGTAGCTATTTAGTTCCCCCTTTGGAAAAGGGGGATTCAGGGGGATTAAATTTTGTAAAATCTCCCCTTGCCCCTCTTTTCCAAAGAGGGGAATCTTAATATGGGGATTTGAGGATTCAGTTTAGACTTTTGCGGGGTAATATGTGCAAAATGAATGATTCGGACGCTTGCTTTCCTTTAAGTCGTGTGATATTCTTTTTAAAACTGTAAGGAGAAAGTTCTTGAAAAAGATTCCTCCAACGGTAAGAGTAGTTGCTTTCCTGGCTTTCATTACATTCGTTTTTTTATCGAGTCAGCCAACCCTTGCCTGTCTTCTTCCCTCCCACTCAAAAATGAGCGAAGGTAAATCCATGGCCTGTTGTGAAGAGCACTGCCGGATGGATACCACCCCTCAAGTCGCAAAGCAGAACTGCAACCAAAGCCTGATTGCCTTCTCAACGCATCCGGTGTTAACCGGCTCCATTTCTTATGGCATTAACTATTATGTAGACGACCCATCCGATTTAGGTCATATCTTAAAAAATGAACCT encodes the following:
- a CDS encoding MerR family transcriptional regulator, yielding MKTFSSGQLAKKAGVHIETIRFYERRGLIPKMPRTGSGYRTFSDESVTRIQFIKGAQMVGFTLKEIQDLFSLRVDPKTSCGNIKKRAEIKISEIDSKILALKKMRKALFRLKHSCRGRGPTSECPILEALDRRGGKIL
- a CDS encoding GDCCVxC domain-containing (seleno)protein, translating into MEINARITCPFCRFEKEETMPRDFCQINYICGRCKRMMKPKPGTCCIFCSYSDTVCPPKQMNNF
- a CDS encoding NHL repeat-containing protein, whose product is MKRPNSFIPGPFIISYYIGFILLFLWGISESSAEDGFKLLSTWGKTGEAPGQFREPMGLAFDPEGNLYVADTRNARIQKFTEKGEFLLQFGEPGKGPGEFSKPVDVVVDQTGQVYVSDYDLDRIQIFSPEGKFLRQWGKSGKDRGHFTVAAGLGMDRERRRIYLAEFYNKRVEVYDLDGELQFQVGEPGRVWGGAMNYPTDVAVDRDGNIYVADAYNHRIQKFTPKGKVLAKWGGFFGWGIPASWKGWFRVPSGIGVDSEGRIFVADSANHRMVALSGNGRVLDQWDLDLPTELLSPNRVAVGLDSRIFATDTAHDRLLVFEFLSNGD
- a CDS encoding transporter, producing the protein MVWINSMKGFVGGMAFWFLLIGTSYAHEPIFMISHEAPGKGAFDLHTEMTHERQGDEREFEIEQEFTYGLTRDLAVGLSMPFVREEEMTSTGQDVENGLGDPTVRLKWRFWDKDLPGVKYAIATVIQSTLPVGEGDGRLGRDQPSILGGLAHGREGLHWYYFVDARYLYHVEDHQSMPGNRIYFDVAYGLRPELRGLEETDIVYFFELNYLHERQAEVSGIPNPDTGGDFLFFSPEILISPTNRVMLRGGVQIPVLQSLNGQQEPKDFNFKALAEFRF